The window CGCTACGTTCTTCCGTCGCGCTCACATACAGGTTTTTGGACATGATCTTTCCTTGTTCCTAATCCGTTTTGATTACAGGGAATCAGCGTACAGTTCGACGACGTGCTTCACGTCCATACGAGCGCCCTTCTGGGACAGCATGTCAGTCATCTGGATCATGCAGGCCGGACAGCTGGTAGCTGCCGTGTTGGCCTTGGATGCCATGATGTTCTCAGCCTTACGGCTACCGATCTTACGGGACATGTCGTAGTGGGCAAGAGTGAAGCTACCGCCGCAACCGCAGCAGGTTCCGGCTTCCGCCATTTCCTTCAATTCACAGCCAGCAGCCTTGATGATGGTGCGGGGCTGTGCAGTAACGCCCAGGGAATTCTTCAGGTGGCAGGGATCGTGATAGGTCACGCTACGGCCGCCGTTATCCTTGGGCTCAATCTTCAAGACATCAACCAGGAACTGAGTGATATCCATGGTTTTCTTTTCAAGACGTTCGATGTCGTACTTGTTGACATGGGACCCCTTATACATGGTGGTCCACAGTTCCTTGATGGTAGAAGTACAAGAAGCACAAGGGGTGATCAGGTAATCAAAATCGCCGTCTTTGAAAAGCTTCATGTTGATATCCACGAGGGAATCGAACGTTTCGGAGTCGCCGCTGGACAGAACAGGGATACCACAGCAGGCCTGGCCCTTGGGCATGTATACGCCCACGCCATGGTGCTGCAGCACCTTCAGGGCAGCTTCGCCGACCTGAGGGAAGATCTTGTCAACAGCGCAGCCAACGTAGAAGGCCACACGCAGACCGGACTTGCCAGCCGGGGTGTCCATCTCGGGCACGATCTTGTTAAAGGGCTTGGGAGCCAGAGCCTTGAAGTGACGGTCCTCGATACCGGGCACGTTGATGCGTGCGCAGGAGGAACCGAGCAGGCTGTCCACCTTCTTGGTGAAGATGCCCTGGAACTTGGAACCCATGTTGGTCAGCATGTTGAAGAGCTTGGGGTTCTTCAGCATGCCGCGGAAGATAGCCTGCTTGACGGGCGGCAGACCGTAGTAACCGGTCATGATGGCGCGCGCCTTCAGGAAGATGTCCATAACGGACACACCGGACGGGCAGTTTGCCTGACAGGTACCGCAGAGCAGACACTTGTTCAGCTTTTCGTTGACGCCGTCGGGGTCGTTGATCATCTCGTGAGCAAGACCGTCCAGCAGAGCGAGCTTACCGCGAGTAACGTCAGCTTCGCGACCGGTGCGGGCGAAGATAGGACACACAGCCTGGCACATACCGCAGCGCATGCAGTTTACCAACTGATCGTCCAACTCCTTGAACATCTGTGCGAGTTTATTAATATCAACCATGATGTTCCCCTACCCTATTTCTTGAAGCCGATGATCTTGCCGGGGTTCAGAATGCCCTTGGGATCAAGAACGGACTTCATGCGGTGTGCGTATTCGATGGTGGCGCGAGAAGTTTCGATTTCCATGTACTTGGACTTGGCCAGGCCGATGCCGTGCTCGCCGGACAGGGTGCCGCCCATGGAGAGAGCCTTGTCGAAGATCATGTCGATGCCCTTCTCAACGCGTTCCCACTCATGCTTGTCACGCTTGTCGGTGAGGATGGTGGGGTGCAGGTTACCATCACCAGCGTGACCGAAGGTACCGATGGTGAGGTCGAGCTTCTTGGAAATGTCTTCCAGAGCCTGAATCATGTTGGGGATCTGAGAACGGGGAACGGTAGCGTCTTCCAGCACACAGGTGGGCTTCAGCTTGGCCAGTGCGGGCAGAGCGTCGCGGCGGGCCTGCCAGACAGCGTCGCGCTCGGCAGCGTCCTTGGCAACCTTCAGCTCGGTGGCGCCGTTTTCCTTACAGATCTTTTCAACCAGTTCAGCTTCGTCAGCAACCTGTGCGGGGTGACCGTCAACCTCGATCAGCAGCAGAGCTGCAGCGTCGGTGGGCAGGCCAGCCTTACGGAAGTTTTCAACGGTGCGGATGGTGAAGTTATCCATCATTTCCAGGGTAGCCGGGACGACCTTGTTGGCGATGATCGCAGCAACGGTCTCGGAAGCGGCTTTCATGGAGGGGAAGATGGCCATCATGGACTTGGCAGCCTGTGCCGGGGGAACGAGCTTGAGGATACACTTGTCAAAGACACCCAGGGTACCTTCGGAAGCGACCATCAGGCCAGCCAGGTTGTAACCGGTAACGCACTTAACGGTGCGGGAGCCGGACTTGACCAGTTCGCCGTTAACGTCCCAGAAGTCGATGCCCATGACGTAGTCTTTGGTCACACCGTACTTCAGGCCGCGCAGGCCACCGGCGTTCTCAGCGATGTTACCACCGATGGTGGAAACAGTCTGGGAGCCCGGATCCGGGGGATAGAAGAGGCCGCGCTTGGCAACTTCAGCAGCGAACTGAGCGGTGACAACACCGGGTTCAACCACGGCGTACATGTCTTCCTCGTTGATCTCGAGGATGCGGTTCAGGCCGTTGGTCAGGACGACACAACCGCCGGGGTGGGGAATGGTTCCACCAGAAAGATTGGTACCTGCGCCGCGTACGGTAAGGGGAATACCGTTGTCGTTGCAGAGCTTGACAGCCTTGCCCAGAGCCTCGCTGTTCTCAGGACGAACAACCATGGCGGGCATAACGGAATCGAGAACTGCGGCGTCATAAGAGTAAGAGTGACGGTCGGTCTCGCTGGTCATAACGTTCTCGGCGCCTACGGCTGCCTCGAATTCCTTGATGATGGCATCTTTGCTCATTTTTAGCTCCTTAAAAATGAATATCTTGTGCCGGGGATGCTTCCGGCTTGTGGAGGGTTTTCCATTTGGGAGCATGGTTAAACTACCATGCTCACCGATTATTACAATTAGAGAAAGAGGCGAACCCGCCGGTCCGCCTCTTTCTTTATTGGGTTGATTAGAAGAGGCCCGGCAGGAACACGAAGCTCATGAGCGAGGCCACGACGCCGACTACGAGACCGTACAGCAGGAAAGGCCATACGGTACGCTTCAGGATGGCACCTTCCATACCGGAGAGGCCAACAACTGCGCAGACAGCAACGATGTTGTGGATGCAGATCATGTTACCCATGGCACCACCAACAGCCTGTGCTGCGACAATGATCTGACGCGGCAGATCCAGGGTGGAGGCTACGCCCCACTGGAACTCAGCGAACAGAAGGTCGGAGACGGTGTTGGAACCGGTGATGAAGGAACCGAGGCCACCAACGAAGGAGGCGAACATGGGCCATGCGTTACCGGTGATGGATGCAACAGCTTCGGCCATGGCCAGAGGCATGGAGGGGTAGCTGTTGGGGTTCAGGGCTGCGTCAGCGATACCGGAACCACGGAAGATGGACACCAGAGCGACAGCTGCGAACAGAGCGATGGTGGGATTCTTCATGGTAACGATAGCCTGGGACCATGCGGTCTTGACCTTTTCGCCGGGCATGCCGTGGATGAGCACGGTCAGCAGAGCGACGAGGACGAACGGGATGGTACCGGGCAGGTACAGGTACTTGATGGAAGCGTTGACAGAGTCAAAGCCGAGGATGCTGGAGAACTTGATAGCCTGGGAAGCGAGCATGCCCTTCAGGCCGAGTTCGGGGATACGGGTAACAACGAGGATAGCACCGATCAGGATGTAGGGCAGCCATGCCTTGAACTGAGACATGTGCGGCTTGAACTCGGTGGAACCACCGGAGACGGAACCGGTCCACTCGGGATCCCACTTGGAGGAATCACCGAAGTCCCAGGGAGTGCTGGGCATGCAGAAGCCGGCCTTGGCGCCAGCGATGATGATACCGAGGCCAACAAGACCACCGATCAGGGACGGGAACTCGGGACCAACGTTCCAAGCGAAGAACAGGTAAGGTACGGTGAAAGCAACAGCTGCGAAGATGCAGAACTTCCAAGCGGCCAGACCGGGCTTCCAGGAGCGCTCGGGGCCGAAGAAACGGGTGATGAAACCAAGCATGAACACGGGCAGGATGAAGATCATTGCCAGGTGCATGACGGTGGCCCACTGACCGATGATGGCATTGAAGTCGCCCATGTTGGCGAAGTTGATGCCAGCAGCGTTGGAAGCAACAGCAGCTTCAACGGGATCCTTCAGGAACTTCAGGCCGAGTACGACGGGGGTACCGACAGCACCGAAGGTAACCGGGAAGGAGTTGAAGACGAGACAGATGATTGCTGCTGCCAGCGGCGGGAAGCCGAGGGAAAGAAGCAGCGGAGCTGCCAGAGCTGCGGGAGTACCGAAGCCGGCGGCGCCTTCGAGGAATGCTGCGAACATGTAACCGATGATGATTGCCTGGATGCGGCGGTCAGCGGTGATGTTCTGCATGCCGTACTGAATGGTTTCCATACCACCAGACTGCTGCAGCGTGCGAAGAATCAAGATTGCACCGAAAACAATGATCAGAATACCGATCGCGGTGACGAAGCCCTGAAGAGTCAGAGCAGCAACGTATTTGGCCGGGAGACCCCAGACCAGGATTGCGCCGGCAACGGCGGTCAGCCATGCGACAGGCATAGCTTTAGTAGCAGGCCAGCGCATGCCGACCATGAGAACTGTGGCTACCAAGATCGGCAGCAGTGCAACGAGAGCGAGCACTTCAATGGACATTACATAAACCTCCAATAATGTGAGACCTCAACCTCACCTGTTTTGAACAATGCGCGGGGCGGACAAGGCCCAAGGGCCTCCGCAAAGTCCGCCCCGCGCTAACATCTAACGTTTATCTAATCCGGCGCTTATTCAGGCTTGCTGAAATCGGCGTCGGCCAGATGGCTGTAGATCGCATAGCGATCGTTGTAGTCCTTCTCGATCTGCTCACGGAATGCCTTGGACAGTTCCGGGTGGAAGCGTTCGAGCATGGCGTAACGGTTTTCGCCGGACAGGAACTCCTGCAAGGAGCCGTCGGGAGCCTTGGACTCCAGCTGGAAGGGATTCTTGCCTTCCTCGGCGAGCTGCGGGTTGTAACGGTACAGCGGCCAGTAACCGGAATCGACGGCCAGCTTCTGCTCGAGCTGGGTCTTGCCCATGCCCTTCTTGATGCCCTGGTTGATGCAGGGAGCGTAGCAGATGATGAGGGACGGACCGGGGTAAGCTTCGGCTTCCTTGAAGGCCTTCATGGTCTGCTGCTTGTCAGCGCCCATGGCGATGGAAGCAACGTAGACGTAGCCGTAGGTCATTGCGATACGACCGAGGTCCTTCTTGCCGGTGCCCTTACCAGCAGCGGCGAACTTGGCGATGGAGCCAAGCGGAGTAGCCTTGGAGGACTGACCACCGGTGTTGGAGTACACTTCGGTATCCATGACCAGGATGTTCACGTCCTTGCCGGAAGCGATGACGTGGTCCAGACCACCGAAACCGATGTCGTAGGCCCAGCCGTCACCACCGAAGATCCAGACGGACTTCTTGGTGAACAGGTCTTCGTCAGCGGCGATAGCCTTGAGGGCTTCGTCGGTGGTACCGGCGAGAGCAGCCTTCAGGGTCTTGCCAGCTTCAGCGGAAGCCTCGGCGTTGTCCTTGGATTCGAGCCAGCCTTCGATGGCGGACTTCACGTCGCCGGAAGCGGACTCGAGAGCAGCTTCACACTTGGCAACCAGGGTTGCGCGACGCTTGTTGACGCCCATCTCGATACCGAAACCGAACTCGGCAGCGTCCTCGAACAGGGAGTTACCCCAGGCAGGACCGTGACCTTCAGCGTTGGTGCAGTAAGGAGTGGACGGAGCGGATGCACCCCAGATGGAGGAACAACCGGTGGCGTTGGCAACGATCATGCGTTCGCCGAACATCTGGGTCAGAGCCTTGACGTACGGGGTTTCGCCACAACCGGAGCATGCGCCGGAGAATTCCATCAGGGACTGACGGAACTGAGAACCCTTGACGGTATCTCGCTTGAAAGCGTCCTTGAAGGAAACGGTCTCTGCGAAGTCCCAGTTGGGCACCTGCTCGTCGAGCTGGGTGGCGATGGGCTTCATGACCAGAGCTTTTTCCTTGGAAGGACAGATGTCTGCACAGTTACCGCAACCCAGGCAATCCTGAGCAGCGACCTGCATGCGGTAAGCCATGCCCTTCACGTCCTTGCCCTTGGCTTCGAGGGTCTCGAAGGAAGCAGGAGCGGAACCCATCTCTTCTTCGGTTGCGAGAACCGGACGCAGAGCGGAGTGCGGGCAAACGAATGCACACTGGTTACACTGGATGCAGTTGTCCTTGACCCACTCAGGCACCAGGATGGCGACGCCGCGCTTCTCGTGCTTGGAGGTGGACAGGGGCATGGTGCCGTCCTTGGAGAAGGCGGAGACCGGCAGATCGTCACCCTTCTGGGCGAGAACCGGACGCATGACCTTCTGGACGTATTCGGGAGCGTCGTCGGAAGCGGCGGCGTCGTCAGCGAGATCTGCCCATGCAGCGGGAACTTCGATCTCAACCAGAGCGTCGGTAGCTTTGTCGACAGCAGCGTTGTTCATTTCAACGATCTTCGGACCCTTCTTACCGTAGGCCTTCTCGATGCCGTCCTTCAGCAGAGCAACTGCCTGCTCGAACGGGATAACGTCGGCCAGTTTGAAGAAAGCGGTCTGCATGACCATGTTGATGCGGCCACCAAGACCAACTTCAGCAGCGATCTTAACAGCATCGACAGTGTAGAACTTGAGGTTCTTCTGAGCGATGGTGCGGCGCATGGCTGCGGGCAGCTGGGCGTCCATTTCTTCAGCGGTCCAGGAGGTGTTCAGTACGAAGGTACCGCCTTCCTTAACGCCGTCGAGGACATCGTACAGGTTGACGTAGCTGGGGTTGTGGCAAGCCACGTAGTCAGCGTCGGTCACCAGGTAGGTGGACTGGATGGGCTTCTCACCGAAGCGCAGGTGGGAAATGGTGATACCACCGGACTTCTTGGAGTCGTAGGAGAAGTAACCCTGAGCGTACAGATCGGTGTTGTCACCAATGATCTTGATCGCCTGCTTGTTAGCGCCGACGGTACCGTCAGCGCCGAGGCCCCAGAACTTGCACTGTACAGTGCCTTCCGGGGTTGTATCCAGGGCCTCGGCCGTGACAAGGGAGGCGTTGGTGACATCGTCTTCGATACCCACGGTGAAGCGGGTACGGGGGCTAGACTCTGCCAGATTATCGAAAATTGCTTTAACCATGGCCGGGGTGAACTCCTTGGAGCCCAGGCCGTAGCGACCGCCAACAACTTCGGGACCTTCGCCTGCTTCCTTGAATACGGTGCAGATGTCGAGGTACAGCGGATCGCCCAGGGAACCGGGTTCCTTGGTGCGGTCGAGTACTGCGAGCTTCTGACAGGATGCGGGCAGGACGGACATGAAGTGCTTTGCGGAGAAGGGACGGTACAGGCGGACCTTGATGAGACCGACTTTTTCGCCCTTGGCAACAAGGTGGTTAACCACTTCTTCGATGGCTTCACAACCGGAGCCCATGGCGATGACAACGCGCTCGGCGTCTTCAGCACCAACGTAGTCGAAGGGCTTGTAGTTGCGGCCAGTGATGGCGGAAACCTTGTTCATGTATTCTTCAACGATAGCCGGGATGGCATCGTATTCGGCGTTGGTAGCTTCGCGACCCTGGAAGTAGATATCCGGGTTCTGAGCGGTACCGCGGACGTCCGGGTGCTCGGGGTTCATGGAGCGGGCGCGGAATTCAGCAACCTTTTCCATGTTGAGCAGCGGCTTCATGTCGTCGTAGTCGATGACTTCGATCTTCTGAATCTCGTGAGAGGTACGGAAGCCGTCGAAGAAGGACAGGAACGGCACGGAGGCTTCAACGGTGGAGAGGTGAGCCACCAGAGAAAGGTCCATTACTTCCTGAACGGAAGCAGCGGCCAGCATGGCGAAACCGGTCTGGCGGCAAGCCATGACGTCCTGGTGGTCGCCGAAGATGGACAGTGCGTGTGCTGCAATGGCGCGAGCGGAAACATGGAAGACGCTGGGGAGAAGCTCACCGGCGATCTTGTACATGTTGGGGATCATGAGGAGCAGGCCCTGAGAGGCGGTGAAGGTGGTGGTCAGAGCACCACCGGCCAGGGAGCCGTGGACG of the Pseudodesulfovibrio sp. zrk46 genome contains:
- a CDS encoding (Fe-S)-binding protein yields the protein MVDINKLAQMFKELDDQLVNCMRCGMCQAVCPIFARTGREADVTRGKLALLDGLAHEMINDPDGVNEKLNKCLLCGTCQANCPSGVSVMDIFLKARAIMTGYYGLPPVKQAIFRGMLKNPKLFNMLTNMGSKFQGIFTKKVDSLLGSSCARINVPGIEDRHFKALAPKPFNKIVPEMDTPAGKSGLRVAFYVGCAVDKIFPQVGEAALKVLQHHGVGVYMPKGQACCGIPVLSSGDSETFDSLVDINMKLFKDGDFDYLITPCASCTSTIKELWTTMYKGSHVNKYDIERLEKKTMDITQFLVDVLKIEPKDNGGRSVTYHDPCHLKNSLGVTAQPRTIIKAAGCELKEMAEAGTCCGCGGSFTLAHYDMSRKIGSRKAENIMASKANTAATSCPACMIQMTDMLSQKGARMDVKHVVELYADSL
- a CDS encoding FAD-linked oxidase C-terminal domain-containing protein: MSKDAIIKEFEAAVGAENVMTSETDRHSYSYDAAVLDSVMPAMVVRPENSEALGKAVKLCNDNGIPLTVRGAGTNLSGGTIPHPGGCVVLTNGLNRILEINEEDMYAVVEPGVVTAQFAAEVAKRGLFYPPDPGSQTVSTIGGNIAENAGGLRGLKYGVTKDYVMGIDFWDVNGELVKSGSRTVKCVTGYNLAGLMVASEGTLGVFDKCILKLVPPAQAAKSMMAIFPSMKAASETVAAIIANKVVPATLEMMDNFTIRTVENFRKAGLPTDAAALLLIEVDGHPAQVADEAELVEKICKENGATELKVAKDAAERDAVWQARRDALPALAKLKPTCVLEDATVPRSQIPNMIQALEDISKKLDLTIGTFGHAGDGNLHPTILTDKRDKHEWERVEKGIDMIFDKALSMGGTLSGEHGIGLAKSKYMEIETSRATIEYAHRMKSVLDPKGILNPGKIIGFKK
- a CDS encoding L-lactate permease yields the protein MSIEVLALVALLPILVATVLMVGMRWPATKAMPVAWLTAVAGAILVWGLPAKYVAALTLQGFVTAIGILIIVFGAILILRTLQQSGGMETIQYGMQNITADRRIQAIIIGYMFAAFLEGAAGFGTPAALAAPLLLSLGFPPLAAAIICLVFNSFPVTFGAVGTPVVLGLKFLKDPVEAAVASNAAGINFANMGDFNAIIGQWATVMHLAMIFILPVFMLGFITRFFGPERSWKPGLAAWKFCIFAAVAFTVPYLFFAWNVGPEFPSLIGGLVGLGIIIAGAKAGFCMPSTPWDFGDSSKWDPEWTGSVSGGSTEFKPHMSQFKAWLPYILIGAILVVTRIPELGLKGMLASQAIKFSSILGFDSVNASIKYLYLPGTIPFVLVALLTVLIHGMPGEKVKTAWSQAIVTMKNPTIALFAAVALVSIFRGSGIADAALNPNSYPSMPLAMAEAVASITGNAWPMFASFVGGLGSFITGSNTVSDLLFAEFQWGVASTLDLPRQIIVAAQAVGGAMGNMICIHNIVAVCAVVGLSGMEGAILKRTVWPFLLYGLVVGVVASLMSFVFLPGLF
- the nifJ gene encoding pyruvate:ferredoxin (flavodoxin) oxidoreductase encodes the protein MSKMKTMDGNTAAAWVAYAMSETAAIYPITPSSTMGEIADEWAAQGRKNIFGETVEVRQLQSEAGAAGAVHGSLAGGALTTTFTASQGLLLMIPNMYKIAGELLPSVFHVSARAIAAHALSIFGDHQDVMACRQTGFAMLAAASVQEVMDLSLVAHLSTVEASVPFLSFFDGFRTSHEIQKIEVIDYDDMKPLLNMEKVAEFRARSMNPEHPDVRGTAQNPDIYFQGREATNAEYDAIPAIVEEYMNKVSAITGRNYKPFDYVGAEDAERVVIAMGSGCEAIEEVVNHLVAKGEKVGLIKVRLYRPFSAKHFMSVLPASCQKLAVLDRTKEPGSLGDPLYLDICTVFKEAGEGPEVVGGRYGLGSKEFTPAMVKAIFDNLAESSPRTRFTVGIEDDVTNASLVTAEALDTTPEGTVQCKFWGLGADGTVGANKQAIKIIGDNTDLYAQGYFSYDSKKSGGITISHLRFGEKPIQSTYLVTDADYVACHNPSYVNLYDVLDGVKEGGTFVLNTSWTAEEMDAQLPAAMRRTIAQKNLKFYTVDAVKIAAEVGLGGRINMVMQTAFFKLADVIPFEQAVALLKDGIEKAYGKKGPKIVEMNNAAVDKATDALVEIEVPAAWADLADDAAASDDAPEYVQKVMRPVLAQKGDDLPVSAFSKDGTMPLSTSKHEKRGVAILVPEWVKDNCIQCNQCAFVCPHSALRPVLATEEEMGSAPASFETLEAKGKDVKGMAYRMQVAAQDCLGCGNCADICPSKEKALVMKPIATQLDEQVPNWDFAETVSFKDAFKRDTVKGSQFRQSLMEFSGACSGCGETPYVKALTQMFGERMIVANATGCSSIWGASAPSTPYCTNAEGHGPAWGNSLFEDAAEFGFGIEMGVNKRRATLVAKCEAALESASGDVKSAIEGWLESKDNAEASAEAGKTLKAALAGTTDEALKAIAADEDLFTKKSVWIFGGDGWAYDIGFGGLDHVIASGKDVNILVMDTEVYSNTGGQSSKATPLGSIAKFAAAGKGTGKKDLGRIAMTYGYVYVASIAMGADKQQTMKAFKEAEAYPGPSLIICYAPCINQGIKKGMGKTQLEQKLAVDSGYWPLYRYNPQLAEEGKNPFQLESKAPDGSLQEFLSGENRYAMLERFHPELSKAFREQIEKDYNDRYAIYSHLADADFSKPE